ATatcttaaaaaatgaaaaatttgctGTGATCACTGTAGGGTGCAAGTTGAGACTCTGCAATACAATAGCTGAGACCCTCTTGTTTTTTTCCCTTGTTTTTGTTTATTGTTGAAGAGATCGTATTGCGGCAAATAATAATGAGTATGATTTGTGACAATGGATTCACAGGAAATGAAATTTGGCTGGCAAATTGTAGTGGGTAGCATAATTGGATTCTTTGGAGCAGCATTTGGGAGCGTGGGAGGTGTTGGTGGGGGTGGTATTTTTGTTCCTATGCTTACCTTGATTATTGGGTTCGACGCAAAATCGTCAACTGCAATTTCAAAATGTGAGACTCAGTTGTTTGGATTTCTGATTTATATCGGTTTTCCTCTTGATTCAAGATGCAGAGGAAGGGCCCAAAATGCAGTGGTGATCTCTAACTTGATTCAAAATTGTGACCAAGTGTTTTTAAGTtattacaccattttctgtgcTTTCATGTCTCAAAAAGCTAGGACTTCTTAGGTCCTTTCAGCTAACATCATGACCCGCATCTGTTTGTTTTGTTGGCCTTCTTTATCAATTTTTGTCTAGCTCTTAAAAACCTTCTAAACAACCTTGTCTGCTTGTTGACTTTTAATGTTGCATTGAAGATTCATAAGGCAATTGATtggctattttttttttttggctcagGTATGATTACTGGTGCAGCTGCTTCAACAGTTTACTACAATTTAAAGCTTAGGCATCCTACTCTTGATTTGCCCATAATTGACTATGACTTAGCACTGTTGTTTCAACCTATGTTGGTGCTGGGAATCAGCATTGGCGTTGTTTTCAATGTGATTTTTGCTGATTGGATGATCACAGTTCTGCTAATCATTCTCTTCTTTGGTAACAATTATTTCAATTGGCAATAGAAATTATACTAATGTTACTGTTGTAGATTGTCGTAATTTCTTAGTCTAAACTCTAAATTCACATTACTAAAAGTCTTTAAATCTAAAAGTTGGTAACATTTGCtaatttgcatttttttttgaCGCACTGGGTAtgataatttctttaaaatttccATCCTTGCTAATCTGTTATCTTTTGCAGCCACATCGACTAAGGCTTTCTTCAAAGGtgttgaaacatggaaaaaagaAACCATAATAAAGAAGGTggtgtaatattttatatgaaataaacGAACCCTGATTCAAGTTAATTTCTCCAATACTGTCTCACGTATTTCTGTTTTTCAGGAGGCAGCAAGACGATTGGCAGCATATGGTAAGTTGATAAATGATTCATCTAGTAGTTCATTGTTTATACTCTTGGAAACTTGGATATCTTAAATATATTTCTTTCAGACTGATTTGCTTTCTAATCAGGCGATGTTAATGTAGAAGTTGAATACAAATCTCTTCCTGGAGGTCCAAGGAATGGTGCAGGCCCAGAATCCAAGGATTATGGAAGAGAAGAGGTGAGAATGCTGATATGCTTTGTCTGCCTGTCAATTAGTTTAGAGTATTCTTTTGAGAAAATGAGTTGCAATTTTTGTAACCAACTTCCATATCCATATCAGGTTTCTGTTCTTGAGAATGTTCGATGGAAGGAACTTGGAATTCTCTTTGCTGTCTGGTTGATTATCCTTATGTTGGAGATTACCAAGGTCTTAGGCTATGCCTGGGTTTTCTGTTTTATAAAAGAATATGTCTCTTGGCCTTGATTCTAGATTAATGATACAACTTTTTTCTTGTTGGCTGCAGAATAATACGACTACTTGTTCAGTGGCGTATTGGGCTTGCAATTTATTGCAGGTACCTTGATTATGATAATCAGAGAACAAAGAAGTTATATTATTCTTATGTTTTCGGGACGTAATTTAAATATCTTATTCCTAAATCACAATTGAGCTTTGGCACAAGACACTGTCAGAATGAGCTATGAGCTTGGCAAGTTTTGGAGCGCAAACTGATTCTTTGTTTTTCTTGCTTTTCAGATTCCAGTTGCTGTTGGAGTTTCTTCATGTCAGGCCGTTAGCTTATACAGAGGACAGAGGAAAATAGCATCCAACGGAGAGGCAGGCACAAATTGGAAAGTACACCAGTTGGTTCTTTACTGTTGCTGTGGCGTATTGGCTGGTATGGTTGGTGGGTTGCTCGGTCTTGGTGGAGGATTCATTCTGGGACCACTTTTTCTGGAGTTGGGAGTCCCTCCACAGGTACATTTCATACTTCTCAAAGAGGCTTCAATTTAGCCACAACTACTGATTCACAAGTTACAATTCAAGAGACAACCAGATTTTATCATGCTAAAAACTTCAAATATGGACGATTATTATCAAATGACCGAGTAATCCTTTAAATCCTTCAGCTGATGTGATTACTTGAAAGCATTCGTGCAGGTGTCAAGTGCCACAGCTACATTTGCCATGACATTTTCTGCATCCATGTCTGTCATAGAGTACTATCTCTTGAAACGTTTTCCAGTTCCTTACGGTGAGTTATATTACCTACCAACAATTATCTTCTTAAAAGCTTATTGCCATAAACATGAATTAGGACTTTTGTTAGCACCGACAGAAGAACATTTACTCTGTTGTCCCAAATGCTTGAATGTGTATTTATCGTTCTTTTACTTCTGCACAGCACTATACTTTGTTGCTGTGACAACTGTCGCCGCCCTGGTGGGTCAGCATGTGGTAAGAAAGCTCATCAGTGTCTTTGGGAGAGCATCTATAATCATCTTCATCCTTTCATTCACAATATTTGTGAGTGCAATATCACTAGGTATGTctcattaaatatttacatatatatatttctgtAAACTGATCTTGATGAGAAAGGAATTGAAGTTTTTTTgggaatattttttattaatgttttctttttctttcaacagGTGGGGTTGGTATAGGAAACTTGTTAGTGAGGATTGGAAACCAGGAGTATATGGGATTTGAGAACATTTGTGCATATAAAGTTTAGCCTTGATAACCTTCTTCAAGGGTATCAATAGCTTTATCATTTGTTTTATCTtctgtaaatttaaatttatcatgtGCCAATTTCTGAATCCTAGGATTTTGATCAATCAAAAAACAAAAATCCTAGGATGAATAAACATCTGCTTGTGTTTCAACTTTCAAATCCAATCACAATTATTTTATGCTTCACATAATGCAAATTGTCAACCTCTCCGAGAAAAGGGAAGCTAATTTAGTATGCAATTGGAAAATGATTTCGAGTGAGAAGCGCACAGAATCACCAGAAAACTTTTAATTCCAGGTCTGTCATCAGGATATCTGAATCAATCAATGATAAACTCCAAGGCATAAAACAATAATATCTTTTTCTTGTTACCGTGTCATACCGACAAGTATACGATCAAAATACAGGGACCTACATACatttacttttcaactatagATATAGTAGGTATGCTTTTATTATCACAGCTTGCTGTTGTTCTAACTCTGTAAAATGTCAAACAAATGGAGCAAACTTGATTAGTTTAGGATTTTGTAATGTTTTCTTTCACCACTTCCTCAAAAAATTTACTTTCAGGATTCTGTGGAGAATCTCATCCAGCTTGTCTTCTCTTTATAGCTAAAGATTATGTCCTCATATGCTGCTATAGTTCTATAATTCATCTTTGGTGGATTGCTCTTTGGCTCTTACATATTTGTTGATGACTGCTGCCAACTCCTTTGAGCTAGATTTTGATGAAAGCATGATCTGCAGAGAAAATATGATTTCATGATTCAGATTACTAAACCTCCCAAAATTAGAAATGAGAAAACGAGAAGATAATTGAAATGAAAGCATTCTGATTTGATTACCGGATTTGCTTTGTCACCCACTGGGTAAAATAGAAGTGTTGGGTAATCATCTACCTGCAATAATCAATTATATTAGTTTGTATAATCTGTCACCGTATAATTTCAATGCAACTTTTCCATTAATATATTGATTATGTACATTATTGAACAAGAGAAACTGTAATGGGCCCATCTAGACAAAACATCACCTAGAATATTGAGTTTTCTAAGTTTATGCTGTTTTCCCATAATAGATTCATAATAAAAGATTTGAAAGGCGTATAGTATACCTGCAGTTTAGCATGTTCATTTGCAGAAGCATCTATCTTTCCAAATACTAAATTTTCCAAACCTTTGAAATGCTTGGCCAACTTCTCGATCTTCTTACTTGTGGTCTCACAATTGATGCACCATGGTGTGTAtacctgtttttttttttaacattaagGTGTTTAGGAATGTATATATTTCACTTGGAGCAAGCAAGTACTCGTTCCTTAAGGACAATTTTATGCAGCAAAGTAGCAGGCACACAATTTTAAGAAGCGAACTGAAATTGTAATGCAGTGAAAGGATTTGCTAAAGGAAAGAGATTTCTTCACTGTTTTTGAGAATCTGTTCCATGGAAATTTGTTGTTATTCATGCATTAGTTTGCGTAATGGTATACTGCTGTAATAAACAACAATACTGCACCTTCCTTTCAGAAATTATTTCCCACACATACAAATAAGCTTATTTCCAACATAAATATGCATGCTTATCATAAAGTGTAGATAGGGTTTCCTTTTACGTACAAAGTCCAAACCAGCAAAGTTTAAACGTTAGGTATACAAAAAAACTGAAGAAACAAAATCATATGCATACCTCCAGAAGAACATTCTTGGGACTGTTCAACACTAGGCCATCAAAAGTCTTTCCTACAATCACCTGGACATCGGCCTCTTTCTGCAATTTCCACAATCCATTGatgttcaaaaattaaaataacatgATTCAATTGGATACAAAACTTCCCAGCTTCattagacagttgaacaaaaaaaaaaacggaAGTTTGGATCTTGGAGGATTTGATGCGCTCATTAGTTTTACACAAAATTCAGTGAATCAAGGTGCAATTTACAGCATCTAGACAAGTTAGCACTGATATATATTACTTTAGCCTCAAATGTTTATGACAATGGTAATGCTGGAATAACTATTTATAGGGATCACCACTAAATCCATGTGAGTTATTGTCTGTGTCAAATACCAACATCTATACTAAATTATTAAAGCAGCCATCAAACATCAATGTAGTCGGTGTATGAGCAATCAATAGAAAGAAATGCAGACTAAGTTTTTATCCTGTATCTTCCCCAACAAGTTTaaactagtttaaaattaaataaattggcTCAAGTGCGAGTACATTTTCCTTTATAAGTGCAACTAGATGTCTGCACAATATTATGGACTCAAAACAAAATATCAAGTCCAAAGCCATTCTCTATCAAACACACAACCATTATCCAAGTCTttttaaacaaagaaaaaatcatTAAGGATAAAAATATTCACTCGTTTGCAGTATCAACATCATAAGAcccagagagaaagagagagaaggaaGACTCACATTATCAGGTATTGGTTGTGATTTGAAGTACGGTGACAGACTACCTCTGAGAAATGCTGAACAGAATTCCTACAAA
This sequence is a window from Manihot esculenta cultivar AM560-2 chromosome 4, M.esculenta_v8, whole genome shotgun sequence. Protein-coding genes within it:
- the LOC110613460 gene encoding sulfite exporter TauE/SafE family protein 3 isoform X1, yielding MAGFGSPWSGLSLRSAGAICIFFLGVASMIVVAEARLKQEVLRDNENEEVETGCFTRSFNFLWQKGQLGYTHVWPEMKFGWQIVVGSIIGFFGAAFGSVGGVGGGGIFVPMLTLIIGFDAKSSTAISKCMITGAAASTVYYNLKLRHPTLDLPIIDYDLALLFQPMLVLGISIGVVFNVIFADWMITVLLIILFFATSTKAFFKGVETWKKETIIKKEAARRLAAYGDVNVEVEYKSLPGGPRNGAGPESKDYGREEVSVLENVRWKELGILFAVWLIILMLEITKNNTTTCSVAYWACNLLQIPVAVGVSSCQAVSLYRGQRKIASNGEAGTNWKVHQLVLYCCCGVLAGMVGGLLGLGGGFILGPLFLELGVPPQVSSATATFAMTFSASMSVIEYYLLKRFPVPYALYFVAVTTVAALVGQHVVRKLISVFGRASIIIFILSFTIFVSAISLGGVGIGNLLVRIGNQEYMGFENICAYKV
- the LOC110613460 gene encoding sulfite exporter TauE/SafE family protein 3 isoform X2, which produces MAGFGSPWSGLSLRSAGAICIFFLGVASMIVVAEARLKQEVLRDNENEEVETGCFTRSFNFLWQKGQLGYTHVWPEMKFGWQIVVGSIIGFFGAAFGSVGGVGGGGIFVPMLTLIIGFDAKSSTAISKCMITGAAASTVYYNLKLRHPTLDLPIIDYDLALLFQPMLVLGISIGVVFNVIFADWMITVLLIILFFATSTKAFFKGVETWKKETIIKKEAARRLAAYEVEYKSLPGGPRNGAGPESKDYGREEVSVLENVRWKELGILFAVWLIILMLEITKNNTTTCSVAYWACNLLQIPVAVGVSSCQAVSLYRGQRKIASNGEAGTNWKVHQLVLYCCCGVLAGMVGGLLGLGGGFILGPLFLELGVPPQVSSATATFAMTFSASMSVIEYYLLKRFPVPYALYFVAVTTVAALVGQHVVRKLISVFGRASIIIFILSFTIFVSAISLGGVGIGNLLVRIGNQEYMGFENICAYKV